TTTCGGCCATGATCTCCCGTCACACCATCGTCTTCGATCTCGACGGCACGCTTGTGGATACGGCGCCCGACCTGATCAACGCGCTGAACCACGTGCTCGACCGCGAAGGGCTGCCGCCCGTGCCGGTGCAATCGGCCCGCAACATGATTGGTGCCGGCGCCCGCAAGCTGATCGAACGGGGACTGGAGGCCGAGGGCCGCAACGTCAGCGTCGAGGAGATGAATCGGTTGACGGCCGATTTCATCGCCTATTACGCCGACCACATCGCCGACGAATCGCGGCCTTTCGAGGGACTTGAGACGGCGCTCGACGATCTCGCGGAGCGCGGCCATACCCTCGCTGTCTGCACCAACAAGCTGGAATGGCTGTCGAAGCGGCTGCTGGACAAGCTGGGCCTGAGCGGCCGCTTCGCGGCGATCTGTGGCGCCGACACCTTTGGCGTCCAGAAGCCCGATCCCACCATCCTGCGCGAGACCGTGGCGCGGGCCGGCGGGCAGCTCGCCGCCAGCATCATGGTCGGCGATGCCGGAACCGACGTCGGCGTGGCCCGGCGGGCCGGGGTTCCCGTGATCGGCGTCAGCTTCGGCTATACCGACGTACCGATCGTCGAGCTGAAGCCGGACCGGCTGATCCATCACATGCGCGACCTGCCGGCCGCCGCAAGCAGTCTGATAACGACTTAGGGCAACTGCTTAAGGGGCCGCAGCAAGGCCCTGAAAATCCTAAGTAATCTCGACGTCCCTCTGCGTTAACCGTCTATTGTCCATGCGCGTCCGGCCAGTTGCCTAGGCGAAACGACCCTCCTAAGGTCGCCACGGGGATTGTGGCGGTTCGTCGCACAGAAGTGGATGGTCATGCGTCGTGTCATCGCGATTGCGCTCGCGGGGACGAGCCTTCTAGCGGGAGCGAGCCTTGGCGGCTGCTCCTCTTGGGACATGTTCAAGTCGGCCCCGCCGCCGGTCCAGGTCCAGCTCGAATCGAATCCGCCGGGTGCCGACGCCAAGACCTCGCTCGGCCCGAGCTGCACGACGCCCTGCTCGGTCTCGGTTCCCGCTCCGGATGGCCCGTTTACGGTTAGCTACACCCTCAACAAGTACCAGCCGGCCAGTGTACCGGTGAACGTCATCAACAACCCCGGCAGCTTCACCACGGCGGCGACCGTCACCACCGATCCGAATCCGGTGTTTGCGGAACTCCAGCCCGCCGTGCCGCCCAAGCCGATCAGGAAGAAGCCGCATCGGCCGACCAAGCCGAAATCGGCTCCCGTCGCAACCGCGCCCGCAGGCGCCGCACCGGCCGGCGTCTCGCCGTTCCCCGATCCCAACGCGGGATCACCGCCGCAGCGCTGATCTCCGCAACAAGCGCACGATTGTCCTTGCCGCGTCCGATGCTTAGATTGGTTCGAGAGCACCGCCGAAGCAAAGGGTGCCCGTTGTAAGTGACAAGGCCTCTTCCATGAACGGACCCTCCGCGAGCCCTCTCGCCACAGCGAGCCCTCTCGCCGCGCTGTCGAGCCCCATGACCGATCCGTTCGGGCGGACCATCACCTATTTGCGTGTCTCGGTCACTGACCGCTGCGACCTGCGCTGTTTCTACTGCATGTCGGAGGACATGACGTTCCTGCCCAAGGCGGACCTGCTGACGCTCGAGGAACTCGACCGGCTCTGTTCCGCCTTCATCGCCAAGGGCGTGAAGAAGCTGCGCCTCACCGGGGGCGAACCGCTGGTCCGCCGCAACGTCATGTCGCTGGTGCGCTCGCTGTCGCGCCATCTGACCAGCGGCAGCTTGCGCGAGTTGACGCTGACCACCAATGGCACGCAGCTCGCGAAATACGCAAAGGAGCTTGCCGATTGCGGCGTCCGCCGTATCAACGTCTCGCTCGACACGCTCGATCCACGGAAGTTTCGCGAGATCACCCGCTGGGGCGAGATCGACAAGGTGCTCGAAGGCATCGAGGCGGCGCGCGCAGCCGGCCTTGCCGTGAAGATCAACGCAGTGGCGCTGAAGAACCTCAACGAGGACGAAATTCCTGACCTGATGCGATGGGCTCACGGCAAAGGCATGGGC
The DNA window shown above is from Bradyrhizobium sp. CB1650 and carries:
- the moaA gene encoding GTP 3',8-cyclase MoaA: MNGPSASPLATASPLAALSSPMTDPFGRTITYLRVSVTDRCDLRCFYCMSEDMTFLPKADLLTLEELDRLCSAFIAKGVKKLRLTGGEPLVRRNVMSLVRSLSRHLTSGSLRELTLTTNGTQLAKYAKELADCGVRRINVSLDTLDPRKFREITRWGEIDKVLEGIEAARAAGLAVKINAVALKNLNEDEIPDLMRWAHGKGMGLTLIEVMPMGEIGSGRIDQYLPLSLVRARLAQQFTLTDLAETTGGPARYVSVGETGGKLGFITPMTHNFCESCNRVRITCTGTLHTCLGHEDASDLRQPLRASSDDTLVADAIDRAVGLKPKGHDFIIDRRHDRPSVSRHMSVTGG
- a CDS encoding HAD-IA family hydrolase, whose translation is MISRHTIVFDLDGTLVDTAPDLINALNHVLDREGLPPVPVQSARNMIGAGARKLIERGLEAEGRNVSVEEMNRLTADFIAYYADHIADESRPFEGLETALDDLAERGHTLAVCTNKLEWLSKRLLDKLGLSGRFAAICGADTFGVQKPDPTILRETVARAGGQLAASIMVGDAGTDVGVARRAGVPVIGVSFGYTDVPIVELKPDRLIHHMRDLPAAASSLITT